A stretch of Patescibacteria group bacterium DNA encodes these proteins:
- the mltG gene encoding endolytic transglycosylase MltG, giving the protein MKLRWIFLCLVLITAPVLVWFRFIAPVGSDTNLQIISFQNDTPKLLAASRLREQGYVRSSTALELILDKNIAAGGYNLSKSMNVFEIAKALRNPEYLWVTVAPGMRKEQIAEKMKDKFNWTQADLDGFLSFPEGEYFPDTYLISKTDGGKAAGQKMFDHFNEKFAPLAPEFLAQNIKNDTAIKIASLIQREAGGKDDMPLIAGIIWNRLLKGMLLQIDASNQYAKGSSGNWWPPVYGSDLKDDNPYNLYIYKGLPPTAISNPGLPAIEAVLNPTETDCLFYLHDKAKQIHCSVTYEEHLENIKKYLN; this is encoded by the coding sequence GTGAAACTACGCTGGATTTTTTTGTGCCTAGTTTTGATCACTGCCCCTGTTTTAGTCTGGTTTCGATTTATAGCTCCGGTAGGCTCTGATACAAATTTACAAATAATTTCCTTCCAAAATGACACCCCGAAACTGCTGGCAGCCAGCAGACTTCGCGAGCAGGGATATGTGCGTAGCAGTACCGCTTTAGAACTAATTTTAGACAAAAACATTGCCGCAGGCGGGTATAATCTTTCCAAATCCATGAATGTTTTTGAAATAGCGAAGGCACTGCGAAATCCTGAATACCTGTGGGTGACAGTGGCGCCAGGCATGCGTAAAGAGCAAATTGCCGAGAAGATGAAGGATAAGTTTAATTGGACACAGGCGGACCTGGATGGGTTTTTAAGCTTTCCGGAGGGAGAATATTTCCCGGATACCTATTTAATCAGTAAAACCGACGGGGGAAAGGCGGCAGGTCAGAAAATGTTTGACCACTTTAACGAAAAATTTGCCCCACTGGCGCCGGAGTTTTTAGCGCAAAATATTAAAAATGACACGGCCATTAAAATCGCGTCGCTGATACAAAGAGAAGCGGGCGGGAAGGATGACATGCCCTTAATTGCGGGAATTATTTGGAACCGGTTACTCAAAGGCATGTTGCTACAGATAGACGCCTCCAACCAGTACGCGAAAGGTTCCAGCGGTAATTGGTGGCCGCCGGTGTATGGCAGCGATTTGAAGGACGACAACCCCTACAATCTTTATATCTATAAAGGCTTGCCGCCGACAGCCATTTCAAATCCCGGACTGCCGGCCATCGAGGCCGTCTTAAACCCCACAGAAACCGACTGCCTTTTTTACTTGCACGACAAAGCCAAACAAATCCACTGCAGCGTGACTTACGAAGAACATCTGGAGAATATTAAGAAGTATCTGAATTAA